A part of Thermocrinis albus DSM 14484 genomic DNA contains:
- the flgL gene encoding flagellar hook-associated protein FlgL has translation MRVPDYFIFSLLKEQEAKVRRQLEDKILEVSTGRKVRSISDEPNVTFNVISLKKEVAQLSQYSKNRLFSDTYLAYTDFTLGKMEDLLKGAYSNVVRAKNSATLTPQELKATADGMYATLKALLDRANDKLGQVFVFSGTDLERRPFDETTLDYVASPQDFQVWISDSTSIPTVLSGGEVFYTSSTLSKATYLSPTQSFTSSGTITITVGATTVNISYGAQNQPQSIEELASYMNASYGNLLGALVSQNPDGSYSLLIYSKDPSSKLTLSATGELSVGFQDTNVLQAVKRVADKLSSGLYPDESDLFLIERSYSTVSAWRAKVGSVLAVVRNMQDLQENSMDILQARKSDLEDADLPQSVLEYTRYRIAYEALMRIVADQKDLTILRYI, from the coding sequence ATGAGAGTACCAGACTACTTTATATTTTCCTTGCTAAAGGAACAGGAAGCGAAGGTCAGAAGGCAACTGGAGGACAAGATACTGGAAGTATCTACAGGTAGAAAGGTGAGGAGTATATCCGATGAACCCAACGTAACCTTTAACGTCATAAGTCTCAAGAAGGAGGTAGCTCAACTGTCCCAGTACTCGAAAAACAGACTCTTTTCGGATACCTACCTAGCTTACACAGACTTTACCTTAGGCAAGATGGAGGATCTTCTTAAGGGTGCCTACTCTAATGTGGTAAGGGCTAAGAACAGTGCCACTTTAACGCCTCAGGAACTGAAGGCCACAGCTGATGGTATGTACGCTACATTGAAGGCCCTTCTCGACAGAGCCAACGATAAACTGGGACAAGTGTTTGTTTTTTCTGGTACGGACCTGGAACGCAGACCTTTTGATGAGACTACTCTTGACTACGTAGCCTCACCTCAGGACTTCCAAGTGTGGATCTCCGACAGCACCAGTATCCCCACTGTACTGAGTGGAGGGGAAGTGTTTTATACATCGAGCACCCTTTCAAAGGCAACGTACTTATCACCCACACAGAGCTTCACCTCCTCAGGTACAATAACTATAACTGTTGGTGCAACTACGGTAAACATCAGTTACGGGGCACAGAACCAACCACAGAGTATTGAAGAGCTCGCAAGCTATATGAACGCCAGTTATGGGAACTTGCTGGGAGCTTTGGTCTCCCAAAATCCAGACGGCAGCTACTCCTTACTTATATACAGCAAGGACCCATCTTCGAAGCTTACCCTCTCCGCTACTGGAGAACTCTCCGTAGGCTTTCAGGACACCAATGTCCTGCAAGCTGTGAAGAGGGTAGCCGACAAATTAAGTTCCGGATTATATCCCGACGAATCTGACCTTTTCCTAATAGAAAGGTCCTATAGCACCGTAAGCGCTTGGAGGGCGAAGGTGGGGTCAGTACTGGCGGTGGTTAGAAACATGCAGGATCTTCAGGAGAACAGTATGGATATCCTTCAGGCACGCAAGTCTGATCTTGAGGATGCGGATCTCCCGCAGAGTGTTCTGGAATACACACGCTACAGGATAGCCTATGAGGCCCTTATGAGAATTGTGGCAGACCAGAAGGACCTCACCATACTGCGCTATATCTAA
- a CDS encoding zinc-binding dehydrogenase: protein MQAVVLENFGGPENLRYVDDFPTPSVGEDEVLIRVKAVALNHLDVWVRMGALAVKPSLPHILGSDVSGIVEKVGSLVRNVKEGDEVIVAPGISCGVCHECQSGRDNLCKEYDILGLRSKGGYAQYVKVHARNVIRKPANLSFVEAASYPLTFLTVWNALVGKGKIGPHSRVLIWAGSSGVGVAAIQLAKLMGAFVITTAGNSEKAKRCRELGADMVIDHYTEDVPKRVREMFKEGVDIVVDHVGEKTFWKSVECLKKGGKLVFFGTTTGSYAHIDIRYLFVREIELLGVYMGPRADLYKITELFERGLLKPVVDRVFPLQEAPEAHRYLEKSLHFGKVVLKVD, encoded by the coding sequence ATGCAAGCTGTTGTTTTAGAGAACTTCGGCGGACCTGAGAATCTCAGATACGTAGATGACTTCCCCACACCTTCCGTTGGCGAAGATGAAGTCCTTATTAGGGTAAAGGCGGTGGCCTTAAACCACCTGGACGTGTGGGTGAGGATGGGGGCCCTTGCCGTTAAGCCGTCCCTCCCCCATATTCTTGGCTCGGATGTAAGCGGCATCGTAGAAAAGGTGGGATCTCTTGTGAGAAACGTAAAAGAGGGTGACGAGGTGATAGTGGCACCGGGGATTTCCTGCGGCGTATGTCATGAGTGTCAGAGTGGCAGAGACAACCTCTGTAAGGAGTACGACATCTTAGGCCTGAGAAGTAAAGGAGGGTATGCTCAGTACGTAAAGGTACACGCCAGAAATGTCATACGTAAACCTGCAAATCTGAGCTTTGTGGAAGCCGCCAGCTACCCTCTTACTTTTCTCACCGTGTGGAATGCTCTCGTTGGTAAAGGTAAGATAGGTCCCCACAGCAGGGTGCTAATATGGGCAGGTTCCTCCGGTGTGGGAGTAGCCGCTATACAGCTGGCTAAACTTATGGGTGCTTTTGTAATAACTACCGCAGGAAACTCTGAAAAGGCCAAAAGATGCAGAGAGTTGGGTGCCGATATGGTTATAGATCACTACACTGAAGATGTTCCCAAAAGAGTGAGGGAGATGTTCAAAGAAGGGGTGGACATTGTGGTGGACCACGTGGGAGAAAAGACCTTTTGGAAGAGTGTGGAGTGTTTAAAAAAAGGAGGGAAGCTGGTGTTCTTTGGTACCACTACTGGATCTTACGCTCACATAGATATCAGATACCTCTTCGTTAGGGAGATAGAACTCTTAGGTGTTTATATGGGACCGCGAGCTGATCTTTACAAGATCACTGAACTCTTTGAGAGGGGTCTCCTGAAACCGGTGGTGGACAGAGTCTTTCCTCTACAGGAAGCCCCAGAAGCCCATCGTTATCTGGAGAAATCCCTTCATTTTGGGAAGGTGGTCCTTAAGGTGGACTGA
- a CDS encoding lipoate--protein ligase family protein, giving the protein MSIKLYLLGRKRGFLPITLMHAMARLGYTGVILVEPEDLFLCLGYFDYLPQIVDLRECRNLKIPIIRREIGGGTVLLGPGQVFYQMVLEKRDVPFKVEDAYKKLSSPVVRAYRRLGVDVEYRPINDIVVKGSQRKISGQGAGDVGKCFVFAGNILVDFNVDIMARLLAVVHKDKVREKLLENMSWLKRETGTDYTFEDIASLLVEEFSREWDLEPTEVPQEALDLAHQLERELTSEETLWEETGRKHNVVKIREGVYIRSKEVQIEGSSVKVYAEIVDGVVRYIELEPPDHHLEKQLTGIPYELNVEKEGIPKHLLRVLLFE; this is encoded by the coding sequence ATGTCTATAAAGTTGTACCTCTTGGGAAGAAAAAGGGGATTCTTGCCTATAACGTTGATGCATGCCATGGCACGCCTCGGTTACACAGGTGTAATACTGGTGGAACCTGAGGATCTTTTTCTATGTCTTGGCTACTTTGACTATCTTCCTCAGATAGTAGACCTAAGAGAGTGCAGGAATCTCAAAATACCCATTATAAGGAGGGAGATAGGTGGAGGCACCGTACTTCTCGGACCGGGACAGGTGTTTTACCAGATGGTGTTAGAGAAAAGAGACGTTCCTTTCAAAGTAGAGGATGCTTATAAAAAACTCTCCAGTCCCGTAGTAAGGGCATACAGGCGTTTAGGGGTTGATGTAGAGTACAGGCCTATTAACGATATTGTGGTGAAAGGTTCTCAACGTAAGATAAGTGGACAAGGAGCGGGGGATGTAGGAAAGTGTTTTGTGTTTGCAGGGAACATTTTGGTGGATTTTAATGTAGATATTATGGCCAGACTACTGGCGGTGGTTCATAAGGATAAAGTGAGGGAGAAGCTTCTGGAAAACATGTCCTGGTTGAAGAGAGAAACAGGCACAGATTACACCTTTGAAGACATAGCCTCCCTGCTGGTGGAGGAATTCTCCAGAGAGTGGGATCTGGAACCTACGGAGGTTCCTCAGGAAGCTTTGGATCTGGCCCATCAGCTGGAGAGAGAGCTTACTTCAGAAGAAACCCTTTGGGAAGAGACGGGTAGAAAGCATAATGTGGTAAAGATAAGGGAGGGCGTGTACATAAGGAGTAAGGAGGTACAGATAGAGGGTTCTTCCGTAAAGGTATATGCGGAGATTGTGGACGGTGTAGTCAGATACATAGAGTTAGAACCACCAGACCATCATCTGGAGAAACAACTTACGGGCATACCTTATGAGCTCAATGTAGAGAAGGAGGGGATCCCTAAGCATTTACTGAGAGTTCTTCTCTTTGAGTAA
- the flgK gene encoding flagellar hook-associated protein FlgK, with the protein MLGATFGIVSQGLQILRKAIEIRNRNVLNASNPDYAQENPRIESFAPVGIKLEDVERVRNFYLLSERNNRLSVVNYLEERIKKGEAVEDLFQEFTGGVGGAEYINNFFRAFQDLMKDPTNVGARADLVRQANTLMGYIRDRKGDMDRVFNSTVYNLQRYVGRVNELTQKLAQINRDILTTYARTYSSGKDYKNLLDERDRLLRELSELINVRVQEDDIGRVRVEMAGGFLLVEEGRSWTITYDASSRKVFWNSKDGSTVDVTGHINGGRIKGAVEFLKDLDLYLQGLDNVAKRLISRVKLPVIKGSDQYYWTTVKNSPGDPIGESGSITLVGVSSVTVSYQPSDTLQDIANIINAQNAGFTASVVQEPDGTYTLRIVSSDPSYQITDSNGNIGVKVFTGTGLQDGGVNPQLPSLMGNLDYSVADRFFSLSSRWWEDLKDLYQKLVSDISSTQNTLKKQHEIEKALLDSLNARLSELQGVSIDQEFMEIMQLQRSYEALAKTVSAMDDLLRTTLNMV; encoded by the coding sequence ATGCTGGGAGCGACGTTCGGTATAGTATCCCAAGGTCTTCAGATTCTAAGGAAGGCCATCGAAATCAGAAACAGAAATGTGCTTAACGCCTCCAATCCGGATTACGCCCAAGAAAACCCGCGCATAGAGAGTTTCGCTCCAGTAGGCATAAAACTGGAGGATGTGGAGAGGGTGAGAAACTTCTATCTTTTATCCGAGAGGAACAACAGGCTTTCGGTGGTAAATTACCTTGAGGAGAGAATAAAGAAGGGCGAAGCAGTGGAAGATCTGTTTCAGGAGTTCACAGGTGGAGTAGGTGGGGCAGAGTATATAAACAACTTCTTCCGAGCCTTTCAGGATCTTATGAAAGATCCCACCAACGTGGGGGCGAGGGCAGATCTGGTGAGGCAAGCCAACACCCTGATGGGATATATCAGGGACAGAAAGGGCGATATGGACAGAGTATTCAACAGCACTGTCTACAATCTTCAACGGTACGTAGGGCGAGTAAACGAACTTACACAGAAACTAGCACAGATAAACAGAGATATACTCACCACATACGCAAGAACTTACTCCAGCGGTAAGGATTACAAGAATTTACTGGATGAAAGAGATAGGCTTCTGAGAGAGTTATCAGAACTTATCAACGTGAGGGTTCAGGAGGATGACATAGGCAGGGTCAGAGTGGAGATGGCGGGTGGTTTCCTTCTAGTGGAAGAGGGTAGAAGCTGGACTATCACGTACGATGCTTCTAGCAGAAAGGTGTTTTGGAACTCGAAGGATGGCTCCACAGTGGATGTGACAGGGCATATCAACGGAGGAAGGATAAAAGGAGCCGTTGAGTTTCTCAAAGATCTGGACCTTTACTTACAGGGTTTAGACAACGTAGCTAAGAGACTCATAAGCAGAGTAAAGTTACCTGTTATAAAGGGCTCCGACCAGTATTACTGGACTACCGTCAAAAACAGTCCCGGCGATCCTATAGGTGAGAGTGGTAGTATAACTCTTGTAGGAGTTTCCTCTGTCACAGTAAGCTACCAACCATCCGACACTTTACAGGACATAGCCAACATTATTAATGCCCAAAACGCGGGTTTTACCGCATCGGTTGTACAAGAGCCCGATGGTACCTACACACTCCGCATAGTCTCCTCAGATCCTTCCTACCAGATAACTGACTCTAACGGTAACATAGGTGTGAAGGTATTCACAGGTACGGGACTGCAGGACGGTGGTGTAAACCCTCAGCTCCCCTCCTTAATGGGTAACCTAGATTACTCTGTTGCGGACCGGTTCTTCTCTCTATCCTCCCGTTGGTGGGAGGACTTGAAGGATCTTTACCAAAAGCTTGTATCCGACATATCCTCCACACAGAACACTCTCAAAAAGCAACACGAGATAGAAAAAGCCCTGTTAGACTCCTTAAATGCGAGACTCAGTGAGTTACAGGGTGTTTCCATAGATCAGGAATTCATGGAGATAATGCAGTTGCAGAGAAGTTATGAGGCACTTGCTAAAACTGTCAGCGCTATGGATGATCTCCTAAGGACAACTTTGAATATGGTGTGA
- a CDS encoding rhomboid family intramembrane serine protease codes for MIPIKDVNPSRTVPFVNLTLIALCVLVWFHQVSLDEEDFNLYIYQYGLVPGEIFARPYTLLTHMFLHGSWLHILGNMWFLWIFGDNVEDRLGRIRYLILYFTSGIGAALLQTLVSFLMGGTDVPMVGASGAISGVLGAYLFLFPHARILALVPIFIFLTFVELPAVFFIGMWVFIQIINGLLTLPLAGYGGVAWFAHIGGFFVGYRVAKLMVKRYNYL; via the coding sequence ATGATACCCATAAAGGATGTGAACCCAAGCAGAACTGTTCCCTTCGTCAACCTGACCCTGATAGCTCTGTGTGTTCTTGTGTGGTTTCATCAGGTGAGTTTAGACGAAGAGGATTTTAACCTTTATATATATCAATACGGCCTTGTTCCCGGAGAGATTTTTGCAAGACCTTACACCCTCCTTACCCATATGTTCTTACATGGTAGCTGGCTTCATATTCTGGGCAACATGTGGTTCCTATGGATTTTTGGAGATAACGTGGAAGACAGGTTGGGGCGTATCAGGTACCTGATTCTTTACTTCACCTCAGGTATAGGTGCTGCCTTGCTGCAGACATTGGTAAGCTTTTTGATGGGTGGCACAGATGTGCCTATGGTGGGAGCCAGTGGAGCTATAAGTGGTGTTTTAGGAGCATACCTCTTTCTGTTTCCCCATGCACGCATACTGGCGTTGGTGCCTATCTTCATCTTTCTCACCTTTGTGGAACTACCCGCTGTGTTCTTCATAGGGATGTGGGTCTTTATACAGATAATCAACGGTCTTCTTACACTGCCCCTTGCAGGTTACGGAGGTGTGGCCTGGTTCGCCCACATAGGTGGTTTCTTTGTAGGTTACAGAGTTGCCAAACTTATGGTTAAAAGGTATAATTACCTTTAA
- a CDS encoding DsrE family protein, which produces MARVVLALLMFLVASFSKEKALYVQTEYAKPFRVVVEFYFDHPEKIRPALGWVSNIVYVLTNPPYNYPLEDIDIVVISHGRELEAFVKRNREKYRDVVERMESLSQYGVKFFVCAMAARQLYNLKEEDFYPFVTLVPSAITELAHWQHKGYALIIPQIFFK; this is translated from the coding sequence ATGGCAAGGGTAGTGTTAGCTCTACTGATGTTTCTGGTCGCCTCTTTCTCTAAGGAAAAGGCCCTCTATGTTCAGACAGAGTATGCAAAGCCTTTCCGTGTGGTGGTGGAGTTTTATTTTGATCACCCTGAGAAGATAAGACCTGCCCTTGGTTGGGTATCCAACATAGTTTATGTCCTCACTAACCCACCCTACAACTACCCTCTTGAGGATATAGACATAGTGGTTATATCCCACGGTCGAGAACTGGAAGCCTTCGTCAAAAGAAACAGGGAGAAGTACAGGGACGTAGTGGAGAGGATGGAGAGTTTAAGTCAGTACGGTGTCAAGTTTTTTGTGTGTGCTATGGCCGCAAGGCAGCTTTATAACCTCAAGGAAGAAGACTTTTATCCCTTCGTTACGTTGGTACCCTCTGCCATAACGGAGCTGGCTCATTGGCAACATAAAGGTTACGCTCTTATAATACCTCAGATTTTTTTTAAGTGA
- a CDS encoding DUF411 domain-containing protein translates to MKYIAILLLPLTVMAATSITAYYNPGCGCCSSYFKKLERDGFVVKRVAVDAQQLDKIKNTLGIPLNARSCHTMVMGGRWIEGHVPPTGIREVSKKGGIMGVYSPHGVRSARGEYEEKYYLVK, encoded by the coding sequence ATGAAATATATAGCTATACTCTTACTCCCATTAACGGTGATGGCGGCAACTTCCATCACAGCCTACTACAATCCCGGATGTGGTTGCTGTAGCTCTTACTTTAAAAAGCTGGAAAGGGATGGTTTTGTGGTTAAAAGGGTAGCGGTAGACGCCCAGCAACTGGATAAGATAAAGAACACCTTGGGGATACCTCTCAATGCAAGATCCTGTCATACTATGGTGATGGGTGGTAGGTGGATAGAGGGACATGTCCCACCAACCGGTATAAGGGAGGTATCCAAAAAAGGAGGTATCATGGGAGTGTACTCTCCACATGGTGTCAGAAGTGCAAGAGGTGAGTACGAAGAGAAGTACTACCTGGTGAAGTGA
- a CDS encoding Fe-S-containing hydro-lyase codes for MEKRITTPLTESVVESLKAGDKVLITGYIYTARDAAHKRMVEAIERGEAPPFDLRGQIIYYVGPTPPKPGQVIGSAGPTTSIRMDKYVEPLLKLGLKGMIGKGYRSPHVKELLKQYRAVYFAAVGGVATLLAKCIKSSELIAYEDLGTEAIRRLYVEDFPVVVANDIYGGDVFEEGRKKFAKIDI; via the coding sequence ATGGAGAAGAGGATCACCACACCCCTTACGGAATCTGTAGTGGAGAGTCTAAAGGCGGGAGATAAAGTGCTGATAACAGGTTACATATACACAGCCAGAGATGCAGCCCACAAGAGGATGGTGGAAGCCATAGAAAGAGGTGAAGCTCCACCCTTTGATCTACGTGGACAAATCATATACTACGTGGGTCCAACACCCCCTAAGCCGGGTCAGGTGATAGGGTCTGCGGGTCCTACCACTTCCATACGTATGGATAAATATGTAGAGCCTCTCCTTAAGTTAGGCCTCAAGGGTATGATAGGCAAAGGTTACAGATCTCCTCATGTTAAGGAGCTTCTTAAGCAGTATAGAGCCGTTTACTTTGCTGCTGTGGGTGGCGTAGCAACTCTTCTGGCCAAGTGTATAAAATCTTCGGAGCTTATAGCTTATGAGGATCTGGGTACTGAGGCCATAAGGAGGCTTTACGTGGAGGACTTTCCGGTGGTGGTAGCCAATGACATATACGGTGGAGACGTGTTTGAAGAGGGTAGAAAGAAGTTTGCCAAAATAGACATATGA
- a CDS encoding metal ABC transporter substrate-binding protein encodes MRLLALLFLISFSFAQLKVVVTYPWIGYLVREIGGNSVKVHVIAKSWEDPHFVVPKPSHLVHMRNANLLIVQGASLEVGFLPPLLQQSANPHIQPGRSGFLDLSMFVNLIERPTYVSRAMGDVHPEGNPHYQLDPDNIPTLAKVMAEKLCQLDEGNCTSYKRNLTNFLSMWERKSKEWNTVMANMKGTKVVSYHKLYDYFLRRYNMILVGTLEPLPGIPPNPRHLENLIETMKREGVKCILQDVYHDRKVAQWVSSKTGVPVIVLPHDGDDLVKLFDTITAEVQRCR; translated from the coding sequence ATGAGATTATTAGCGCTTCTGTTTTTGATATCTTTCAGCTTTGCCCAGCTTAAGGTGGTTGTTACCTACCCTTGGATAGGTTATCTGGTGAGGGAGATAGGTGGTAATAGCGTAAAGGTACATGTCATAGCCAAAAGCTGGGAGGACCCTCACTTTGTGGTACCTAAACCTTCTCACCTTGTACATATGCGGAACGCAAACCTCCTGATAGTACAAGGTGCATCCTTAGAGGTGGGTTTTCTCCCACCTCTCCTTCAACAGTCAGCCAACCCCCACATTCAACCCGGAAGATCAGGTTTTCTGGATCTATCTATGTTTGTGAATCTTATAGAAAGGCCAACTTATGTATCCAGAGCTATGGGAGATGTTCATCCGGAGGGGAATCCTCACTACCAGTTGGATCCTGACAACATACCTACACTGGCAAAGGTGATGGCGGAGAAACTCTGTCAACTAGACGAAGGAAACTGTACTTCTTATAAGCGAAATCTCACAAACTTCCTGAGTATGTGGGAGCGCAAGAGTAAAGAGTGGAACACCGTTATGGCCAACATGAAGGGTACAAAGGTAGTATCCTATCACAAACTTTACGATTACTTTCTGAGAAGGTATAACATGATACTGGTGGGTACTTTGGAACCTCTACCGGGTATACCTCCAAATCCCCGGCATTTAGAGAACCTTATAGAAACCATGAAGAGGGAGGGTGTTAAGTGCATACTGCAGGATGTCTATCACGATCGTAAGGTGGCTCAATGGGTGTCCTCCAAAACAGGTGTGCCGGTGATAGTGCTCCCCCACGATGGAGATGATCTTGTAAAACTCTTTGATACTATAACGGCTGAGGTGCAAAGATGCAGATAA
- a CDS encoding NAD(P)/FAD-dependent oxidoreductase: MMQVVIIGGGPAGISASIYAARKKMNFLLVTRDIGGQVMKAGNIENYLGYAMVDGVSLVERMIQQMERLGIQPILDQVVDIKKLESGFQVITLSGKTFTTKTVLLCTGSEHRRLNVPGEAEYVGRGVSYCYTCDAPFFKDSRVLVVGGGNSGFEAADQLLQYASKVYLTEISDSFRADEVLREKVLTNPKVTPLLRHRVLEIRGDTKGVRSVILEDLSSGNVRQLEVEGVFVEIGLEPNTELASRLGVLTNSRGEILVDCNNRTSELGIYAAGDCTNIFAKQIVTAAGDGAKALLSIYHDLTYGVSNWI; this comes from the coding sequence ATGATGCAGGTTGTCATAATAGGGGGTGGTCCTGCTGGTATTTCTGCCTCTATATACGCTGCACGTAAGAAGATGAACTTTTTACTGGTCACCAGAGACATAGGTGGACAGGTTATGAAAGCCGGCAACATAGAAAACTACCTAGGCTACGCCATGGTGGACGGTGTGTCCCTTGTGGAAAGGATGATACAGCAGATGGAGCGTTTAGGAATACAGCCCATTCTGGACCAAGTGGTGGATATAAAAAAGTTGGAGAGTGGATTCCAGGTGATAACCCTTTCAGGTAAAACCTTCACCACCAAAACTGTTTTGCTGTGTACAGGGTCAGAACACCGTAGACTTAACGTTCCAGGAGAGGCAGAGTACGTAGGTCGTGGCGTATCTTACTGCTATACCTGTGATGCTCCTTTCTTTAAGGACAGCAGAGTACTGGTGGTGGGAGGAGGCAACTCAGGTTTCGAGGCTGCAGACCAGCTTCTCCAGTACGCCAGCAAAGTGTATCTGACAGAGATATCCGATAGCTTCAGAGCTGACGAGGTTCTGAGAGAAAAAGTTCTGACAAACCCTAAAGTGACACCCCTTCTTAGACACCGTGTGTTGGAGATAAGGGGAGACACGAAAGGTGTAAGGAGTGTGATACTGGAGGATCTTTCTTCAGGTAACGTGCGCCAGTTGGAAGTGGAAGGAGTGTTTGTAGAGATAGGGTTAGAGCCTAACACAGAACTGGCGTCACGCTTGGGTGTCCTTACCAACAGCAGGGGTGAGATACTGGTGGATTGTAACAACAGAACTTCAGAGCTTGGGATTTACGCTGCGGGGGACTGTACCAACATATTCGCCAAGCAGATAGTAACAGCTGCGGGAGATGGTGCCAAAGCGCTTCTCTCCATCTACCATGATCTTACGTACGGAGTAAGTAACTGGATCTGA
- the dnaK gene encoding molecular chaperone DnaK yields MAEKVIGIDLGTTNSVVAVMMGDEPVVIPNQEGSRLTPSVVSWTKEKEILVGEPAKRRAILDPENTIYESKRFIGRKFEEVKEEAKRVSYKVVADEKGDAAFDVPNAGRLVRPEEVGAQVLKKLKEAAEAYLGEKITKAVITVPAYFNERQRQATKDAGRIAGLEVVRILNEPTAAALAYGLDKKSDVRILVYDFGGGTFDVSILEGGEGVIEVKATAGDTHLGGANIDERIMEWLIEEFKKDTGIDLRKDRTALQRLKDAAEQAKKELSFKMETEINLPFITIDPSTNQPLHLQKTLTRARLEAMIQDLIDRTMEVVKRALEDAKLRPQDIDEVVLVGGSTRIPLVQQRIREFFGKEPHKGVNPDEVVAVGAAIQAGIVSGQVKEILLVDVTPLSLGVETYGGVMTVLIPRNTPIPYRKCEIFTTAADYQTEVEIHVLQGERPLAKDNKSLGRFYLTGIPPAPRGVPKIEVCFDIDVDGILHVTAKDLATGKEQSMRIQPSSGLTQEEIERIIREAQMHEEEDRKKKELIEAKNQLDQHVYHLEKVLRESRDKLPSDLVSEAEAVITEARKAIESSQQIEEVRRVTEKVLSVAGKVGSYLYQEAGKKPGGDSGDVIEGKPL; encoded by the coding sequence ATGGCAGAAAAGGTGATAGGCATAGACTTGGGAACCACCAACTCTGTGGTGGCGGTGATGATGGGAGATGAACCTGTTGTGATACCCAATCAAGAGGGTTCCCGTCTTACACCTTCCGTGGTCTCTTGGACCAAGGAGAAGGAGATTCTGGTAGGTGAACCAGCCAAACGCAGAGCTATTTTGGATCCCGAAAACACTATATACGAATCAAAGAGGTTCATAGGTAGGAAGTTTGAGGAGGTTAAAGAAGAGGCCAAAAGGGTGTCTTACAAGGTGGTGGCTGACGAGAAGGGAGATGCCGCCTTTGATGTACCTAACGCGGGTAGGTTGGTGAGACCTGAGGAGGTTGGCGCTCAGGTCCTTAAGAAACTTAAAGAGGCTGCGGAAGCTTATCTGGGAGAGAAGATAACAAAGGCCGTGATAACTGTACCTGCCTACTTTAACGAAAGACAGCGTCAGGCTACGAAGGATGCGGGAAGAATAGCAGGACTGGAAGTGGTACGTATCCTCAACGAGCCAACGGCGGCAGCTCTGGCTTACGGTCTTGACAAAAAGTCGGACGTGAGGATACTGGTTTATGACTTCGGTGGTGGTACCTTTGACGTGTCCATACTGGAGGGAGGTGAGGGCGTCATAGAGGTGAAAGCCACTGCTGGAGACACCCATCTCGGTGGAGCCAACATAGACGAGAGGATAATGGAGTGGCTCATAGAGGAGTTTAAGAAGGATACAGGTATAGATCTACGCAAGGATAGGACGGCTCTCCAAAGGTTGAAGGATGCAGCTGAACAGGCCAAGAAGGAACTTTCCTTCAAAATGGAGACAGAGATAAACCTACCCTTCATCACCATAGATCCATCCACCAACCAGCCCCTACACCTACAGAAGACTCTCACCAGAGCCAGATTGGAGGCTATGATACAGGACCTCATAGACAGAACTATGGAGGTGGTCAAGAGGGCTCTGGAAGATGCCAAGCTGAGACCTCAGGACATAGATGAAGTGGTGCTGGTGGGTGGTTCCACCCGTATACCCTTGGTGCAGCAGAGAATCAGGGAGTTCTTTGGAAAGGAACCCCACAAAGGTGTCAACCCTGACGAGGTAGTGGCGGTAGGTGCAGCCATACAGGCGGGTATAGTGTCCGGACAGGTGAAGGAGATCCTGCTGGTGGACGTCACACCTCTTTCCCTCGGAGTGGAGACTTACGGAGGTGTGATGACGGTTCTCATACCCAGAAACACTCCCATTCCTTACAGGAAGTGTGAGATCTTTACCACAGCTGCCGATTACCAAACTGAGGTAGAGATCCACGTTCTTCAGGGAGAAAGACCTTTGGCGAAGGACAACAAGTCACTGGGTAGGTTCTACCTCACGGGCATACCTCCAGCCCCCAGAGGAGTACCCAAGATAGAGGTGTGTTTTGACATAGACGTGGACGGGATACTGCACGTGACAGCTAAAGATCTGGCTACAGGAAAAGAACAGTCCATGAGAATTCAACCTTCCTCTGGACTCACCCAAGAAGAGATCGAGAGGATCATAAGGGAAGCTCAGATGCACGAAGAGGAGGACAGAAAGAAGAAGGAGCTCATAGAAGCCAAGAACCAACTGGACCAGCACGTCTACCACTTGGAGAAGGTGTTGAGGGAAAGCAGGGATAAACTACCTTCTGATCTTGTATCGGAAGCTGAAGCGGTCATTACGGAAGCCAGAAAGGCCATAGAGTCCTCCCAACAGATAGAAGAAGTGAGGAGAGTTACGGAAAAGGTTCTGAGCGTAGCGGGTAAGGTGGGTAGCTATCTTTATCAGGAGGCAGGTAAGAAGCCGGGTGGAGATAGTGGGGATGTGATAGAGGGGAAACCCCTCTAA